A region of Coleofasciculus sp. FACHB-T130 DNA encodes the following proteins:
- a CDS encoding DUF559 domain-containing protein — MKVIAIYSLSIGNPKIVPPCTDVMTQGNLRDEYCPARIYQCTTPNQGHIQQLSFTDGYLREPSPPEKPELIKVEDWKPIWLTVALCFFLLIPRINVLAFFGLMGIWAWAFIYKFPNYKKARKEASIKNQRRFEIYKKHLNDYQTVRLPKWEKDKEAHLLKQKEQKQLTKVAINEVWKQKSWRVHSQEEIQITRAQGFIGPGEDQLFNALSKTSGIYPCHQVQIEPYYTADIVCLNLETGKLCVVEVDGNQHWLNDENINKDNRQMAMLADIGVPTIRFINNFAKSSPYECVPYIQELLS; from the coding sequence ATGAAGGTGATCGCAATATATAGCCTAAGTATTGGGAATCCTAAAATTGTCCCGCCATGTACTGATGTAATGACTCAAGGGAACCTGCGCGACGAATACTGCCCTGCCCGTATCTATCAATGCACAACTCCCAACCAAGGGCATATTCAACAACTAAGTTTTACCGATGGGTATTTAAGAGAGCCGAGTCCTCCCGAAAAACCTGAATTGATTAAAGTTGAAGACTGGAAGCCTATTTGGTTAACCGTAGCTTTGTGCTTTTTCCTTTTAATTCCTAGAATTAATGTTTTGGCTTTTTTTGGATTGATGGGAATTTGGGCATGGGCTTTCATATACAAATTTCCTAATTACAAAAAGGCGAGAAAAGAAGCAAGCATAAAAAACCAAAGAAGATTTGAAATATATAAAAAGCATCTAAATGATTATCAGACAGTGCGTTTGCCTAAGTGGGAAAAGGACAAGGAAGCGCACCTTCTTAAGCAAAAAGAGCAGAAGCAATTAACAAAGGTTGCTATTAACGAAGTTTGGAAGCAGAAATCATGGAGAGTGCATTCTCAAGAAGAAATACAAATCACACGCGCTCAAGGCTTTATAGGTCCAGGGGAAGATCAGCTTTTTAATGCACTTTCTAAAACCTCCGGAATCTATCCTTGCCACCAAGTTCAGATAGAACCCTATTACACCGCTGATATTGTGTGCTTGAACCTGGAAACTGGAAAACTTTGTGTTGTTGAAGTTGATGGGAATCAGCACTGGTTAAATGACGAAAACATTAATAAAGATAATCGTCAAATGGCGATGCTAGCGGACATAGGCGTTCCTACCATTAGATTTATCAATAATTTTGCTAAAAGTTCGCCCTATGAGTGCGTTCCGTATATTCAGGAATTATTATCTTAA
- a CDS encoding TIGR04255 family protein → MTLAPVFYTLAQVQFNPIAQMSDYVARLQERLRRSGFPDFRAENQFELTIRRLDEAEPDVQPTQHMRWSFTNTKRTEGYWLLSNALVFHTTTYDTFADFLEKTLSGLKLVHEIVDLAYVERIGMRYLDAVTPIGNDTLQQYLNPSLLGFSANLEGRLSHSFTETVTAIEDGNLVARAVITDGALALSPDLFPLQLELQARFAEINGRNAVLDTDYFVAKRNEFNLIEVEDQLQKAHDIITNAFKVAVTDYAREKWA, encoded by the coding sequence ATGACTCTTGCGCCCGTGTTCTATACACTGGCTCAGGTTCAATTTAACCCAATTGCCCAAATGTCGGATTATGTTGCCCGTTTGCAGGAGCGCCTGCGCCGAAGCGGGTTCCCTGATTTCCGAGCCGAAAATCAATTTGAACTCACAATTCGCCGACTAGATGAAGCAGAACCTGACGTTCAGCCTACGCAGCATATGCGCTGGAGCTTTACGAATACTAAACGCACTGAAGGATATTGGTTACTCTCAAATGCCTTGGTTTTTCACACTACTACGTACGATACCTTTGCAGATTTCTTGGAAAAGACCCTCTCTGGTTTAAAGCTAGTTCACGAAATTGTTGACTTGGCTTATGTTGAACGGATTGGAATGCGTTATCTTGATGCTGTTACTCCGATAGGTAACGATACCCTACAACAATATTTGAACCCATCTCTGCTTGGCTTTTCTGCAAATCTAGAGGGTCGTCTAAGCCATAGCTTTACCGAAACGGTCACAGCTATTGAGGATGGCAACTTAGTTGCTAGAGCAGTTATTACAGATGGGGCATTAGCTTTATCACCTGACTTGTTTCCGTTACAGCTCGAACTACAAGCCCGATTTGCAGAAATTAATGGTCGGAATGCTGTGTTGGATACTGACTATTTTGTTGCTAAGCGAAACGAGTTTAATCTCATAGAAGTTGAAGATCAACTTCAGAAAGCACATGACATCATCACGAATGCTTTCAAGGTTGCGGTAACTGACTACGCTAGAGAAAAGTGGGCTTAA
- the c2c8 gene encoding type V CRISPR-associated protein C2c8: MKTLEFKIYPTVAQSQTIDLWLEQLKWVWNRGLEIRLEAQQRRWRKKVDRPIPESLKLKWKDGKLVGIGVRKTKAGHKFCEIRTCRDIENPKKFAQCEFFRSHRIPEWLQDVPCKFKSGVNDALNKSWKAYANPKHPGRKPKFKGKYDKLKSLVNLNAGGKYKELNPKRIPGGDNGHVHFPKLGKLYVKGFFKRFMTEEYGSARILKEPSGYYLQVCVPSEEVTLPANDKAVGIDPGVTAVIATDQGRLVPNPRLLNSKTKRLRRLQRKLARQQKDSSSAKKTKRFIALQHEKIRRTRNAFNHKLSTKLVREYGALAIEDTKLQNMTRRPKAVLKEDGKGHERNGAKAKAGLNRSLLDVAIGDLRAKIETKAKVWGREAERTHAPHSSQNCHRCGSKGNRRSQSEFICVNPICKAFGITQQADTNASRNHLLNSSFLSSGKYRPWGWELMPLKGGEMLSAQAEAEQSAPLPEYGNRSRGAGGFIPPTPPQPTSNLDTPRLPNERKRKSRFAQPWNKTFIQLTLWDFGEEIRSEG; encoded by the coding sequence ATGAAGACCCTCGAATTCAAAATCTACCCAACCGTCGCCCAGTCACAAACAATCGATCTGTGGCTGGAGCAACTAAAGTGGGTTTGGAACCGGGGGTTGGAGATTCGCCTAGAGGCACAACAGCGGCGCTGGAGGAAGAAGGTAGATCGCCCTATCCCAGAGAGCCTGAAACTCAAGTGGAAGGATGGCAAATTAGTAGGAATAGGAGTCAGAAAAACCAAAGCAGGGCATAAATTCTGCGAGATCCGCACCTGCCGAGACATTGAAAATCCGAAGAAATTCGCACAGTGCGAGTTTTTCAGGAGCCATCGCATTCCTGAATGGCTGCAAGACGTTCCATGTAAGTTCAAAAGTGGTGTAAATGACGCTTTAAACAAGTCTTGGAAAGCTTACGCCAACCCTAAACATCCCGGCAGGAAGCCAAAGTTTAAGGGTAAATACGATAAATTAAAATCGCTCGTCAACCTCAATGCCGGCGGCAAATATAAAGAGCTAAACCCCAAAAGAATACCGGGTGGCGATAACGGTCATGTCCACTTTCCCAAGCTAGGTAAGCTGTACGTCAAAGGCTTTTTCAAGCGCTTCATGACCGAAGAATATGGCAGTGCCAGAATTCTTAAAGAACCTTCTGGATATTATCTTCAGGTGTGCGTGCCTTCAGAAGAAGTCACGCTGCCAGCAAACGATAAAGCTGTGGGGATTGACCCAGGCGTGACAGCAGTGATCGCCACCGACCAAGGGCGATTAGTCCCGAATCCCAGACTACTAAACAGCAAAACAAAGCGCCTTCGCAGGTTGCAGCGGAAGCTAGCGCGACAGCAGAAAGACAGCAGCAGCGCTAAAAAAACCAAGCGATTTATTGCGCTGCAACACGAGAAAATTCGCCGCACTCGTAACGCCTTTAACCACAAACTCAGCACAAAATTGGTGCGGGAGTATGGGGCATTGGCAATTGAAGACACGAAGCTACAAAACATGACTCGCCGCCCTAAAGCTGTACTAAAAGAAGACGGCAAAGGGCACGAGCGGAATGGGGCTAAAGCGAAAGCTGGCTTAAATCGCAGCTTACTGGATGTGGCGATTGGTGACTTGAGAGCCAAAATTGAAACCAAGGCGAAAGTATGGGGAAGAGAAGCAGAGCGCACCCATGCACCGCATTCCAGTCAGAATTGTCACCGCTGTGGCTCCAAGGGGAATCGCCGCAGCCAGTCAGAATTTATCTGTGTTAATCCCATTTGCAAAGCTTTCGGGATTACACAGCAAGCAGACACCAACGCTTCACGGAACCATCTGCTTAATTCAAGTTTCCTGAGTTCGGGAAAGTACCGCCCTTGGGGGTGGGAACTCATGCCGCTGAAGGGGGGCGAAATGCTCTCGGCGCAGGCGGAAGCTGAGCAATCAGCACCGTTGCCTGAATATGGCAACCGATCGCGCGGGGCGGGGGGATTTATTCCCCCTACTCCGCCTCAACCAACCTCAAACCTTGATACGCCCAGACTCCCAAACGAACGCAAGAGAAAATCCCGATTCGCGCAACCCTGGAATAAAACTTTCATTCAGCTTACTTTATGGGATTTTGGGGAAGAAATCAGGAGCGAGGGGTAA